The nucleotide window ATATGACAAAGTCATCAGCGTATCTGACAAATTTATGCCCTCTTTTCTCCAACTCTTTATCCAGTTCATCCAAAACGATATTTGAGATCACTGGTGAAAGAGGGCCGCCTTGAGGAGTTCCTTCAGCGGCAGATACAACCACCCCGTCGATCATGACACCGGCTGTTAAGTAACTTCGGATAAGCTTGAGAACCCGCTTATCCTTTATTCTTTCAGCCAGACGGCTCATGAGGCGGTCATGGTTCACTCTGTCGAAAAATTTGGAAAGATCCATATTAACAGAGTGTGTATATCCTGAGAGCAGATAAACTTTGCCTTGGAGTATGGCATCATGCTGGGATCTTCCAGGTCTGAATCCATGACTGGACTCAGAAAAATGCGGGTCCCATATTTGCTGCAATATCTCGCTGACGGCTTGCTGGATCAAACGATCCAAAACTGTTGGAATGCCGAGCAGTCTTACTCCGCCATCGGGTTTAGGAATTTCTTTCCTTTTCACCGGTAATGGCTTGTAGTTTCCCTGCAGCAACTTTCCCTTAACTTTGGGCCAGTGGCGTCTGAGGTAACCCGGTAGTTGATCAACGGTCATGTTGTCGATTCCAGGTGCCCCTTTGTTGCTACGGACCCTTTTTAATGCTCTGAACATGTTTCCCCTTTCAAGGATAAACTCCATGAGTCGGGAACTTTCTGTCGGACTTTCGGTGATCTGTAACGCTGTGAACATTTCCATCTGCTGTGGCAATATGTCCATAAGTATACACCTCCTATTTGTCTCTATCATTTACCCGTACCATTCGGTCCGGGCACCGTTCGGGCCTTCACCGGGGTGAGTCCTCCGTGGAATTCACGGCTCGTTTTCCTGCGGCTACTATGCCCTCTGCTGACTTCTTCCATGCGGTCGGAGCAGGTTACCCTGCCCTCAGCCAATTTCTGCCGCACGCGGCATCCCAGGGCAGCATGGAAGATCTCCCGGGGTAAAACACACGTCTTTCAATACGTGGGTGCCGAGTATACGGACATTGCCTATAATGGATAGAGGACTTTACCTTGTGTTGCAGGCTCGTCCCGCAAATGCACGCCTAACTCGATTTCTGTACGTCACCCCGTACTTTTGTGCCACTCCGCCTCGGCGAAGCCACTGCCTTCCGGAGTACCGTCACCGGGACCCCGTTGTGATAACACTATGCCCTTCGCCTCCATCTGGCTGGGCTTGGGACTTGCCTTGACTTCCATAAAGGAAGATGCAGGCTCACCCTTAAGACGTGTGCCGTGCCCGGCACACAACCAGCGGGTGAACCGGACGTCAAGGGTCTCCTTTTTTTAAAGGTTAAAAAAATTTTGAAGCGATGTGTTTTTATTTAACTTTTTTGGCAACCCTTGGCGCCCGTTACCCCAACGTTGGCAAGTGACAATCTTCATCTCACCTTGTCCAAGCTATTGAACAATAAGATTTGTTGCCATTCCAAGTCTTTTTATTCAAAGCTCAACAATGTTGTTGACACAATAACGTTTGTCAGTTATTGTTTAGACAGTCTAGCCTAAAAATAACAAATAGAGGTGTGATCATGATTGAAAACTATTGGCAACTTCAAGATGCAAAAAACAAATTTAGCAATCTTGTTGAAACTGCGCAGCAGAAAGGTCCTCAAATTGTAACCAAACATGGTAAAGAGGCTGTAGTTATTCTTTCAATTAAAGAATATAAAAGGTTAACCAAACCCAAAATAAATTTGGTTCAATTTTTTAAAAATTCTCCTCTTGCAGAAGAAATGATTGAATTTTCGAGAAACAAAGATATTCCGAGAGATGTCGACTTATGAACTACTTATTAGACACATGTGTTATCTCAGAATTAATAAAAAAACAGCCAAACCCAAAAGTGGTTCAATGGATATCAAATATTGAAGAAGCAAGCTTATTCATAAGTGTACTCACAATAGGTGAACTTCATAAAGGAATAGAGAAATTACCAGAGAGCAAGAAAAAAAATAGACTTCACAAATGGGTTACTTATGACCTAAAAAAACGGTTTGAAAATAAAATTATTGACTTTGATCTCCAAACAGCAACTATTTGGGGTAAAATTCAAGCCAATTCAGAATTATTGGGCCAGACATTACCCGCTATTGATGCTCTTATTGCTTCTACAGGAATATCGCATGGCCTTATTGTTGTAACAAGGAATACTAAGGACATGGAAATCAGTGGGGTAGACTTGCTTAATCCCTGGTTATGAAATATTCATTGTCACTGTTTATAGTGGACCCCGAAAACTGGACAATGTGTTAAGATAAAATATAACAGTCCAGAAAGGGGATATTTTGAAACGAAAAAACTACAGTAAAGAATTAAAAAGCAAGGTCGCATTGGCAGCCATAAAAGGAAATCAAACTGTCAATGAGATAGCCTCTGAGTTCGGCATTCATGCTAGTCTTGTAAATCGGTGGAAAAAGGAAGCCATAGAAGCCCTGCCATTGGTTTTTGGCAATAGCAAGGCAAAACAAACCAAAGAAGCCGAAATTGAGCGAGACCGTCTTTATCAAACGGTTGGTAAACTCCAGGTTGAACTGGATTGGTTAAAAAAAAACACCGGACACCTTTAATGAGTATTGAAGAAAAAAAACAGCGAATTCAATCCAAGCACTCTAAAATCAGTATTCAAAGGCAATGTGAGTTGATAGGACTGCCTCGTTCCAGCTATTACCGTGAAAGCCGGGGGGAACAGGAAACGCCTGAAAATCTTGAGCTAATGAAACTCATTGACATTGAATATACTGATCATCCGTTCTATGGTACCCGCCAAATGCGCAATATTATGAGACGCAAAGGATATAAGATTAACCGAAAACGGGTTCAGCGATTGATGCGGAAAATGGGAATTCAATCCATTGCACCGAAGCCGAATACCAGTAAGGCTCATCCCCAAAATAAAGTGTATCCATATCTTTTGAGAACTTTTGATGTAACCAGATCAAATCAGGTGTGGTCTACGGATATAACCTATATCCCACTTTCTGGTGGTTTCGTTTATTTGACGGCGGTCATGGACTGGCATAGTCGTTATGTCCTCTCTTGGGAACTTTCTATAACCATGGACAAGGAATTTTGTATATCCTCTC belongs to Desulfobacula toluolica Tol2 and includes:
- a CDS encoding type II toxin-antitoxin system VapC family toxin, which translates into the protein MNYLLDTCVISELIKKQPNPKVVQWISNIEEASLFISVLTIGELHKGIEKLPESKKKNRLHKWVTYDLKKRFENKIIDFDLQTATIWGKIQANSELLGQTLPAIDALIASTGISHGLIVVTRNTKDMEISGVDLLNPWL
- the ltrA gene encoding group II intron reverse transcriptase/maturase, with translation MIETNRRCILMDILPQQMEMFTALQITESPTESSRLMEFILERGNMFRALKRVRSNKGAPGIDNMTVDQLPGYLRRHWPKVKGKLLQGNYKPLPVKRKEIPKPDGGVRLLGIPTVLDRLIQQAVSEILQQIWDPHFSESSHGFRPGRSQHDAILQGKVYLLSGYTHSVNMDLSKFFDRVNHDRLMSRLAERIKDKRVLKLIRSYLTAGVMIDGVVVSAAEGTPQGGPLSPVISNIVLDELDKELEKRGHKFVRYADDFVIYLKSKKAAERVMKSVTRFITVKLRLKVNEEKSKVSRPWLDKFLGYTFISMCGKTKIRIHRKTIERFKERVRELTNRNCGLSLPQIIDKLNMYIRGWWNYYCLTEARHIFKSLNGWIIRRLRCVVWKQWKNPGTKIRNLLKRGIPFQYAVTCGNSRKKHWRMSRVKWVVMALPNKYFLSLGLFLPGN
- a CDS encoding type II toxin-antitoxin system Phd/YefM family antitoxin, whose translation is MIENYWQLQDAKNKFSNLVETAQQKGPQIVTKHGKEAVVILSIKEYKRLTKPKINLVQFFKNSPLAEEMIEFSRNKDIPRDVDL